A region of Channa argus isolate prfri chromosome 8, Channa argus male v1.0, whole genome shotgun sequence DNA encodes the following proteins:
- the slc44a5b gene encoding choline transporter-like protein 5-B isoform X6 produces MARKTDSPSSYYGEPRKFDPNFRGPVHNRNCTDVFCCFIFVIVILGYITLGTVAWIHGDPRKVVYPTDSHGQFCGQKNTPNANKAILFYFNMLKCANPAVLINLQCPTTQLCVSKCPDRFATLLDAWNTHNWAYYKQFCKPGFKIGSKSPLEVIRDEDCPSMIVPSRPFLQRCFPDFITSNGTLTVANKTIFKDGENNKRSVSDLKDAATGVSSLLNAKDVGMKIFEDYANSWYWILIGLVITMVASLLFILLLRYTAGALLWLIIVGVITAVGYGIWHCYWEYCRLSKAPFANMTFSDISLHTDFSIYLHLSQTWLIFMILLIVIEAIIVIMLIFLRTRLCIAVALLKEGSKAISYIMSTLFYPVITFLLLAICITYWAITAVFLASSGNAVYKVMTTDDKCMYANLTCSPKTFNQTNTTKVCPGSQCLFAFYGGESVYHRYIVVLHLCNLFVLLWLVNFTIALGQCTLAGAFASYYWALKKPNEIPACPLYSSFSRAIRYHTGSLAFGSLILSMVQMVRIVLEYLHQNLKGSQNVFTRYLLCCLKCCFWCLEHFIKFINRNAYIMIAIYGKNFCTSSKDAFFLLMRNVIRVAVLDKVTDFLLFLGKLLISGSVGVLAFLFFTHKIPSIQVEVPSLNYYWVPLVTVTFGSYMIAHGFFNVYAMCVDTLFLCFCEDLERNDGSSSRPYYMSPGLHKILRKGEESTKSCAAS; encoded by the exons GTGAGCCACGCAAGTTTGACCCAAACTTCAGAGGGCCTGTTCACAACAG gaactgcactgatgtgttttgctgttttatctTCGTCATTGTCATCCTCGGCTACATCACTCTTGGTACTGTGG CCTGGATTCACGGCGACCCCAGGAAGGTTGTCTATCCAACCGACAGCCACGGTCAGTTCTGTGGGCAGAAGAACACCCCAAATGC AAACAAAgccatattattttatttcaacatgttaaaatgtgcCAATCCTGCAGTTTTAATTAACCTCCAGTGCCCTACAACGCAG CTCTGTGTCTCCAAGTGCCCTGACAGATTTGCCACTCTACTGGATGCGTGGAATACCCATAACTGGGCTTATTACAAGCAGTTCTGTAAGCCAGGTTTCAAGATTGGCAGTAAG tcacCTTTAGAAGTCATACGAGATGAAGACTGCCCATCTATGATTGTGCCAAGCAGACCTT TCCTTCAGCGATGCTTCCCTGATTTTATTACAAGCAATGGAACTTTAACTGTAGCCAATAAGACCATCTTCAAAGATGGTGAGAATAACAAGAGAAGTGTCAGCGACCTCAAAGATGCTGCCAC AGGTGTCTCCAGCCTACTAAATGCCAAAGATGTTGGCATGAAGATCTTTGAGGATTATGCAAATTCCTGGTACTGGATCCTCAT TGGTCTGGTAATAACCATGGTGGCCAGTCTGCTTTTTATCCTTCTGCTACGTTACACTGCTGGTGCACTTCTGTGGCTCATCATTGTTGGTGTCATCACTGCAGTCGGCTATG GTATCTGGCACTGCTACTGGGAATACTGTAGGCTGAGCAAGGCCCCATTTGCAAACATGACCTTTTCTGACATCAGCCTTCACACAGACTTCAGCATTTACCTTCATCTTAGCCAAACGTGGCTCATCTTCA tGATCTTACTGATTGTGATTGAGGCCATCATTGTAATTATGCTGATATTTCTGCGGACAAGACTTTGCATCGCTGTTGCATTGCTTAAGGAGGGGAGCAA AGCCATCAGTTACATCATGTCCACTCTCTTCTACCCTGTCATCACCTTTCTCCTTCTTGCTATTTGCATCACTTACTGGGCCATCACAGCAGT CTTCTTGGCATCGTCTGGAAATGCAGTTTACAAGGTCATGACTACTGATGACAAATGCATGTATGCCAACCTCACATGCAGTCCAAAG ACCTTTAATCAGACCAACACCACCAAAGTATGCCCTGGATCACAATGCCTGTTCGCCTTCTATGGTGGGGAGAGTGTCTATCACCGATACATCGTAGTCCTCCATCTGTGtaatctgtttgtgttgctctggCTTGTCAACTTTACCATTGCCCTGGGTCAATGCACTCTGGCTGGGGCCTTTGCGTCCTACTACTGGGCCCTGaaaaaaccaaatgaaatcCCTGCCTGTCCCCTCTATTCCTCATTTAGCAGAGCCATACG TTATCACACAGGTTCCCTCGCTTTTGGTTCTCTGATCCTCTCTATGGTGCAGATGGTCCGTATTGTTCTTGAGTACCTACATCAAAACCTGAAAG GTTCCCAAAATGTCTTTACACGATACTTGCTTTGCTGCCTCAAATGCTGCTTCTGGTGCCTGGaacatttcattaaattcaTAAACAGAAACGCATACATTATG ATAGCAATATATGGGAAGAACTTCTGCACCTCTTCCAAGGATGCTTTCTTCCTCTTGATGAGGAATGTTATTCG GGTGGCTGTCCTGGACAAAGTGACagactttttacttttcttgggAAAACTGCTTATTTCAGGAAGTGTTG gtGTTCTTGCATTTTTGTTCTTCACACATAAAATACCATCCATTCAAGTGGAGGTGCCATCCCTAAATTACTACTGGGTCCCTCTTGTG ACAGTGACATTTGGATCCTACATGATAGCACATGgcttttttaatgtatatgCCATGTGTGTGGACACATTGTTCCTGTGCTTTT GTGAAGACCTGGAGAGAAATGATGGTTCTTCCTCCAGGCCCTACTATATGTCTCCTGGCTTGCACAAAATCCTGCGCAAAGGAGAGGAGAGTACCAAATCATGCGCTGCCTCTTGA
- the slc44a5b gene encoding choline transporter-like protein 5-B isoform X3, producing the protein MARKTDSPSSYYGEPRKFDPNFRGPVHNRNCTDVFCCFIFVIVILGYITLGTVAWIHGDPRKVVYPTDSHGQFCGQKNTPNANKAILFYFNMLKCANPAVLINLQCPTTQLCVSKCPDRFATLLDAWNTHNWAYYKQFCKPGFKIGSKSPLEVIRDEDCPSMIVPSRPFLQRCFPDFITSNGTLTVANKTIFKDGENNKRSVSDLKDAATGVSSLLNAKDVGMKIFEDYANSWYWILIGLVITMVASLLFILLLRYTAGALLWLIIVGVITAVGYGIWHCYWEYCRLSKAPFANMTFSDISLHTDFSIYLHLSQTWLIFMILLIVIEAIIVIMLIFLRTRLCIAVALLKEGSKAISYIMSTLFYPVITFLLLAICITYWAITAVFLASSGNAVYKVMTTDDKCMYANLTCSPKTFNQTNTTKVCPGSQCLFAFYGGESVYHRYIVVLHLCNLFVLLWLVNFTIALGQCTLAGAFASYYWALKKPNEIPACPLYSSFSRAIRYHTGSLAFGSLILSMVQMVRIVLEYLHQNLKGSQNVFTRYLLCCLKCCFWCLEHFIKFINRNAYIMIAIYGKNFCTSSKDAFFLLMRNVIRVAVLDKVTDFLLFLGKLLISGSVGVLAFLFFTHKIPSIQVEVPSLNYYWVPLVKSQRRQMLTVHSILTFSFLQTVTFGSYMIAHGFFNVYAMCVDTLFLCFCEDLERNDGSSSRPYYMSPGLHKILRKGEESTKSCAAS; encoded by the exons GTGAGCCACGCAAGTTTGACCCAAACTTCAGAGGGCCTGTTCACAACAG gaactgcactgatgtgttttgctgttttatctTCGTCATTGTCATCCTCGGCTACATCACTCTTGGTACTGTGG CCTGGATTCACGGCGACCCCAGGAAGGTTGTCTATCCAACCGACAGCCACGGTCAGTTCTGTGGGCAGAAGAACACCCCAAATGC AAACAAAgccatattattttatttcaacatgttaaaatgtgcCAATCCTGCAGTTTTAATTAACCTCCAGTGCCCTACAACGCAG CTCTGTGTCTCCAAGTGCCCTGACAGATTTGCCACTCTACTGGATGCGTGGAATACCCATAACTGGGCTTATTACAAGCAGTTCTGTAAGCCAGGTTTCAAGATTGGCAGTAAG tcacCTTTAGAAGTCATACGAGATGAAGACTGCCCATCTATGATTGTGCCAAGCAGACCTT TCCTTCAGCGATGCTTCCCTGATTTTATTACAAGCAATGGAACTTTAACTGTAGCCAATAAGACCATCTTCAAAGATGGTGAGAATAACAAGAGAAGTGTCAGCGACCTCAAAGATGCTGCCAC AGGTGTCTCCAGCCTACTAAATGCCAAAGATGTTGGCATGAAGATCTTTGAGGATTATGCAAATTCCTGGTACTGGATCCTCAT TGGTCTGGTAATAACCATGGTGGCCAGTCTGCTTTTTATCCTTCTGCTACGTTACACTGCTGGTGCACTTCTGTGGCTCATCATTGTTGGTGTCATCACTGCAGTCGGCTATG GTATCTGGCACTGCTACTGGGAATACTGTAGGCTGAGCAAGGCCCCATTTGCAAACATGACCTTTTCTGACATCAGCCTTCACACAGACTTCAGCATTTACCTTCATCTTAGCCAAACGTGGCTCATCTTCA tGATCTTACTGATTGTGATTGAGGCCATCATTGTAATTATGCTGATATTTCTGCGGACAAGACTTTGCATCGCTGTTGCATTGCTTAAGGAGGGGAGCAA AGCCATCAGTTACATCATGTCCACTCTCTTCTACCCTGTCATCACCTTTCTCCTTCTTGCTATTTGCATCACTTACTGGGCCATCACAGCAGT CTTCTTGGCATCGTCTGGAAATGCAGTTTACAAGGTCATGACTACTGATGACAAATGCATGTATGCCAACCTCACATGCAGTCCAAAG ACCTTTAATCAGACCAACACCACCAAAGTATGCCCTGGATCACAATGCCTGTTCGCCTTCTATGGTGGGGAGAGTGTCTATCACCGATACATCGTAGTCCTCCATCTGTGtaatctgtttgtgttgctctggCTTGTCAACTTTACCATTGCCCTGGGTCAATGCACTCTGGCTGGGGCCTTTGCGTCCTACTACTGGGCCCTGaaaaaaccaaatgaaatcCCTGCCTGTCCCCTCTATTCCTCATTTAGCAGAGCCATACG TTATCACACAGGTTCCCTCGCTTTTGGTTCTCTGATCCTCTCTATGGTGCAGATGGTCCGTATTGTTCTTGAGTACCTACATCAAAACCTGAAAG GTTCCCAAAATGTCTTTACACGATACTTGCTTTGCTGCCTCAAATGCTGCTTCTGGTGCCTGGaacatttcattaaattcaTAAACAGAAACGCATACATTATG ATAGCAATATATGGGAAGAACTTCTGCACCTCTTCCAAGGATGCTTTCTTCCTCTTGATGAGGAATGTTATTCG GGTGGCTGTCCTGGACAAAGTGACagactttttacttttcttgggAAAACTGCTTATTTCAGGAAGTGTTG gtGTTCTTGCATTTTTGTTCTTCACACATAAAATACCATCCATTCAAGTGGAGGTGCCATCCCTAAATTACTACTGGGTCCCTCTTGTG AAAAGTCAAAGAAGACAGATGCTGACAGTTCATAGCATTCTGACTTTTTCATTCCTTCAGACAGTGACATTTGGATCCTACATGATAGCACATGgcttttttaatgtatatgCCATGTGTGTGGACACATTGTTCCTGTGCTTTT GTGAAGACCTGGAGAGAAATGATGGTTCTTCCTCCAGGCCCTACTATATGTCTCCTGGCTTGCACAAAATCCTGCGCAAAGGAGAGGAGAGTACCAAATCATGCGCTGCCTCTTGA